The Perca fluviatilis chromosome 18, GENO_Pfluv_1.0, whole genome shotgun sequence genomic interval gtagaactaagcgctgaaaatgtgtagaagaaaaatttaacaatttaaaacgttggaaaaaggttgatgggaagacaacacaagggttaaggacaGTTGAGTTTCTCTAGTCATTCTGTTATAGTCCTTAACACGTTTCATCTCATTAAAGCtcatgtcatttttttgtgttactctattctttatttatttattattttatttttttcaggctCCGTTGCTTTCTGAATTTAATCTTTCTTTCATGATTCTAATAttgctgtttgttttcctcCACAGTGGCAGTTTTCAGTGGCCACCAGAACTCCTCATTTTATGTAAAGTCCACTATTAGCCCAGATGACCAGTTCTTGGCCAGTGGCTCAAGTGACAATAACGCATACATCTGGAAGGTACTATCTCTACTTTATTTTGCCATATTAAAATGGAAAATGGTTTTGTAATGTTTTAGGGTGATTATGATTGCATTTGAGCATTTTTCATCTAATTTTACATTTCAGATCTCTGATCCTAAACATCCTCCCATGATGCTCCAAGGCCATAGCGAGGAAGTGACATCTGTTGCATGGTGCCCAACAGATTTTACTAAGGTGAGGTTCTTGTGTTTCCCTGCTGTGAAGCTGCACCGTTTTAATAGGCTTAGGAAGATGGAGTTAGGCTCTGTATGATCCCCACTGCTCTGTTCGCAGATTGCTTCCTGTTCTGATGACCACACTGTGCGGATCTGGAGGCTTCACCGGGAAATGGATGGAGCACAATCTTCAGTGGGAGAGGCCAATCTTGTGGGCTGGGCACGCCCTAAATCTCCCTCAagtacaaagttttttttttttttttttttttttttttttttttttttttttttttttttttaattttgttttttttttttttttttttttttttttttttttatttttttttttattttttttttggtttttttttttttttttagtgtttttttagaGGGGGACAACCCCTGCAAAAAGAGGACCGATTAGAGGTTTTGAGAAGGCCTGACGTCCACCCCAGCTTGCTGCCTGTGCTCCCAGTGGAGCCGCCCTGCCTCTGCCCTCCAGCACCACCTCACCCATCCCTTCTCAGGGTGCtaaggctgctgctgctcgccAGAGAACACCATCTTCTATCAAACAGTGGTTATCGCCGAGCCGTGGCTCTCCTGGTCAGGTCAGCCCTTCACTCCGTAGGGTACTGAGCCCGTGTCCCCAGAGCCCGGTGAGCAGTGCCTCTCCCACAGAGCGACGGGCCAAACGCAGGCTGGAGACTGGTGACAGTCCATCTGCAGGCTGTGGGGGTGCAGAACAATGTGACTGTGTTACTGAACTCTACCCTGCGGCCAAGAGAAGCCGGGCCCTGTCTGGAATCTGCTGCCCCGCTCAAGAGAGCCAGCTACAAACAGACTGTCACACAGAGGACAACAAGCAAGTCTCATCAAGACAGACTGGCAAAGAGAATTGCTCTCCCAGGGCAAAGGACTGGCTGTCAGCGATGGGCCAAAAGATGAGGAAAGGTCAAGGAAGCCCTAGTACTGCTAGAAGCCCCAGTGCCTCTAAAAAACAAGATGGCAAGACACCAGCTTCACCGGTACGCAGAAAAATTCCTGCTTCAGAAGTTAATCAGTGTTACGTATTCTCAGTAGTATTAGTGTTGCTCTATTAGAGCGTTGTTTCCTTGTCAGCctactagggctgtgctcgattgaagaaattcttagtcgactaacactcattcaattgtatcgattAGTttatttaatcgacagatctttaaatctgagtttctgcgcaaagagtcatgcaaaagcaccactttaattcttgtgtttatcagatatgtgctcgtacgtttcttggaaataagtcattcagcatgaaaaaggcgtaaaacatgactaatcgactaaagaaatctaagttgactaagaccaaaacgacagattagtcgactaatcgactaagagggagcagccctacagcCTACAAATGTCTTTGACACTGCTGTTAGATTATGGAAGATGGAAATAATGAGGTCCTTTTTAGGAGTAGCACTTTCTGAAAGCAACAGTTTGACATTAGGGGGAAATAGTctcatttgctttcttgcagagagttggATACAAGATTAATATTGCTGTCATATCTGTAAGGACAAGATAAGAAGAATGGTTAAGATGCAAACCACATAACTGCAACATCCTCGGTTAAATTGCAGCTGGGGATTTTTTTGCATGTCATAACCCTTCCTCGCTATCCCCACGTTTCCTGTCTGCATCTATACTGtccactatctaataaaggcaaaAATACCGCCAAAAAAAAGGGCGCTTAgattagcacaaagactggaaacggcgGGAAATGCTTAGCCTAGCTCTGTCCAACTGTTaaactctaaagctcactacTTAACATGTTATACTGTGTGTCATTACATCACCTTTCAACAAAGCCAGGCGaactgtttccccctgttttatAGTCTtagtgctaagctaagctaaccggctacTGGTGGTAGCTTAGtatttaccgtacagacatTAGAGTGGTATCTTTCTTCTCATCGCACTCAAAATGAATGTGTATTTTCCATAATGTGGAGCTTTTTCATTAAGGCAGAGTGAACCACTGCACTTATTGAACACTGTTGTAACTCATGTAGAAACACTGTAGGGACAGAGAAATATTTGACATTTCTTTTGGCTGTGGTTGTTATTAACACCTCCTTTCACATTCACTTACTTGGAATATTGCCAGTCTAGAAGTTCAAGTTTACGCTCTTGTATCTTCAGTGAAGGTCACTGGAAAAGATTAACTGCCTTGCATTATTTGTACAATAGAAACACAGGCTTGAGGAATGATTGTTTGGTAATTTGAGGTCTGTCCCTCCTTAGTTATGCTAATGTTTACATGCATGGGGATGTTGTATAGCTATTAAGATGAACATTGCAGTTGACcttttttgtttcttgtttttcagacaatccGCTCACCACAAACCACGAAGAAAATCTCCATGTATTTTACAAGAAGGCCTAATCTGGAGTGAGAGCTTGAGCCAGTCAGATGCTCTGTGCTTCTGTTTTAAAATGCtagatttttattttgagtttgttttttaaccagAACCCACAGGCAATAATACATTGCATAGAGATTGACAAAACAGTCATTCTGAATATTTGACGCTGCAGTTTTCATATCTCGAGaggctgatttatttattttaattgggCCATGGGTTTTGCAGTTGCCTCCTACACAATTTTCTGGTGCTGTGAAGAATCtctggttgaaaaaaaacaagttgcATGTTGCTAagtatatcttttattttactcaaacCTGGCAACTTCAAGAGATGCAAGAACCCAGACTTAATACATTTGTTTAGGAGGTCCACCAGGTATTAATCCTCAAGTGCAGAGAATAAATGTTTGTCTGAGGTGTGGACATTTTAAATTCACTAAAAAATACCATTTATGTGATCCTTATCTTTGAGCATTTTTATGAACTTCACTAAGCTGTATTGCTTTATCTCCTTTTGGGGTTTTTTATGTATGGGTTTGACCCTTTTCTTTGTGttacatatatacatttctgcaaaatgttttttttttttgagcaaaTGCTTATGTTTATATGTAAAAAGTTGCTTGGTTAATTTGTATTTAATTGACACAAATTTGCTCTGGTCCGATTTTATTAAATTGAAAAGAGTGTTAAAAGTGTGTGGCATGCTATCTGTTGCATATTATCAGTGTGATAAAGAGTGTTTGGAGGTCAGACACAAGTGATAGTGATGCCATGACTTTAATCATTTACTGCAGTGGTTACAAAGTTTATCTTCTTGTGACCCCTCATTACAGGTTGATTCTGACTGTTTTATTTCAATACTGTTAGGGGTAAGGAGaggtaaaacatgttttattagaGACGAAAGGAAAAAATGATAAAGTCGGCAAATGAAATGCGTCTTTCCTGCTAACCACTAAGGTGGTTGTGTCCAGATGGTAACCCTAGTTTTGCGAAAAatgtaaagaataaataaaaataacctCTTAAATAATTGATGTATACTACAGCTGCCACTCCTCATTCAACTGTACAACGTCACGTATTTGTTTTCACATGTCACATGTTCCGGGCTCCCGTTCAGCGACACTTGATTGGTTAAAAAGTTTACAATTTTGTAATGATCTGCTTGTGATTGGCCCTTAGAGGCGTCACTCAATGACGTACACCTGTCAGGCTCTGCAGTCCACAGATCTGAGAAGTCAGACAGACAACGGCTGTACTGGGAGTGTTTTATGGCTGCCTGCTCAGCACGACGTCCAGTAATTTCATGTATTTAAGAATACTCGATGTTTTTAGAAGCCGTGAAAACGAAACTATCGATCTTTATTAAACGAAGAATGTAGTCAAGACAAAGTCGACTGAATGTGAACACGGCTAACTTTTAAGTGCTAACGTTAAATGACTCAGTCGTCGAGCGAAATTCAACTTCATCGATCGCAGATAGTTCTTCTGAAAATACACTCAACGGAAGTCTCGCTAGGATTATAAGCAGTGCTTGAAGACTTGGACTTGATGTTTTAAGAAGAACTACATGAATTTAACGGGTCAACTATCTTTTGTAACTTTTCTTCCTCAACAGCGGTGCAAACTGTTGTCGTAGTGGCGTACATTAACGTCGGCTAAttttagcaagctaacgttagctaacgttaggtagCCAGCAGCCTATCGGTACAGTAGTTTGCTACTGTCAAGACTACGATTAATTCAGGCAACTTTTTATGACAATGTCTTTCATACGTTTTGCAACAGGTAGACCTTTAGCAAACACGAcgaagcagtaaaaaaaaacatcgaaCATTTTCAAACTTACGTGATAATTGTCCTATGTTTGTATCTTCAGGTTATACTGTGGGCAATATCATGAGTTGTAGTTTGGCTTTTTGGTTCGTGTTTTGAAGATTGTTCCAGAAAACAAGTTAACGTTACCCGAATGATGCAGTCTTTGAACACAGTCTAACCCCAATACCGAGCGACCATGTTGGATCATACAGACTAACATCAGACTTGGAAAGGAGACGAGCTTCAAGTCGTGCATTTGGCTCCATATTTTTGTGCTAATGCGAGCAGAAGAGGACACATTTGAATTGGCCTAGGGATACAATAGCTTATCTTCGTCAGTTTGTGCATCAAAATGTCGGCCATCTCCGCATCCGAGAAAGTGGATGGGTTTACGAGAAAGTCCATGAGGAAGGCCCAGAAACAGAGAAAATCCCAAGGCTCTTCTCAGTACCGCACACAGAGCGCTCCGGTGGAGCTTTCACCCCTGCCGCAGCTCAAAGGTACGGTAAGAGGATGAAGGGGTCTGCCGATTAAAATAAATGGGTTCTCACATGAGCAGTGTGTTATGTGTACTGCTAGATCTGCAACTACAATATTCAGCATGCAGCCCATAATATGAATCGCAGCAACATGAATAAGGGGAAAGCAATATATGCAAATATTTCACAGTTTTACATACAGTGCTGCGCATAAGGCCACACGTTGTTTAAATCTGGACGAGGAAATGCAGTGGTCAAAGTTTACTGTCTGCCCAAGTGCATTACATCAGTTTTGTGCTCTTAGTGTAACATACTGCATTTTCTCAACGTTTTGTGTTTACTTCGCTTATGAATTGACATGCAGAGGTACATCTAGAGAGTAATGTTGAAGGGGTTAAAAGGGATTTATGCTTATGCATCAAGGTGTTGTGGAGGCCACAAAAGGTAACTACAGTGAGAAACAATGTATAAAAACACAAGACCTGTGATTGGTCCAAATGAGTTTCTTGTGTTTTCCTCCTGTATGTTGATACTGGTAGAGACTGTTGAAAAAAGGtgcagtaatgtttttttttctatggctTAACAAGTTTATAAGTTGATGTTATAAAGCCATTTCCAGTGCAAACATGCTAAATTATAACCCAAGTGCTGTGCCAGAGGCAGCATTGCTGGAATGACTCAACAAAGAAGAAGGCATAACTCGTTCCCATTCATTCTCAGACACAATTCAAATCATCCCAGCAAGGCTAAGAATTTGTGCTTGTAGCCTGCAGGTCACAAGCTACTTGATCTAAGCCTGATACTAAAGCTTACTCACAATACTACAGTTGTATTACAGCACTTTCCAAGACTGAAAGGTACCTGGTAAGCGGTATCCCAACTGCTGCACTGGAGAAAATTAGAACTACCTGTTGAATATCAGGTAGTTTGTTAGAGATTTGTTAGTTTTTACAGCTTGTTTTTCACTGGGCTCATCTGTACCCTGAAGCAACATGTGTGTTCAATTAATGTTTGTTAGTAGCAACTAGCAAGCACTAAGCCTTAGAATAGTGCAGTATACAGGACCGCAAAAATGCATCAAGTAAAATGTTACACTGTGTGGGAAAATATGGGTAGCCAGTATCAAACTTGGGAGAGTCTGTTGGCAGTTGATGCAGTAGTCTGTTGAAGGTGGAGAAGGGCATGTGGGCTAGAGGTCTGGTAGGGGTTGGCATATGGCTTGATCAAGGAGTGTGTTCCCTACCTGTCAAGTGTAGTACTGCTCTTCTGGAAAGGAAAAGTTCCTAACTTAtcccttgtgttgtttttttcaaggttgacaggaagacaacacaagggttaatatttATTTGTTGTGTTGCTTTCCCGATTCTTCCTAACTGCAGgtggcacatacacacattttgatATTTATGTAAATTCAACAGTTAGCCTATGCAGTGTTTAATGCAGGTTGATATTTTGAGTTAAATATTTTATACTTGGATGTTGAACTCCAGGCTGTTGCAAACTAGAGCTGGACAATatgaagaaaaatacaatatcactatatttttgaccaaatacctcaatgttgATATTGCGTGGATATTGTAGCGGTTacattggtgctttcacaaaatatttacacaatgagatttttgacaaataatcatcagtacCTTAAcgaagtgggtaaaggcaaatgatagaacagctagaacagtgtGGTacgttcagaaaatgacatcactttactgtaatgtagcctttaaaaccaggaaaagacaacatgtGTCATATTTCGATATCCAGATTTATTCAGCCAATTGtatcgatattgatataatatcgatatattgcacagccctatttcAAACTCTCCCATGCAATTTGTAAGCACAGACACAATGATCCATGGTCATTATAGTTTAACGTGCTTTTGGTACTTGCCAACAGTGTTGCCAAACATGAGAAATCTAAGCCTGCGGTTAAATCTGACAGAGCTACGCCTGCTTACAACCGTGTGTATTTAAGTTCCATTCACAAcattgtgtgtatttccactgtgtACTTAAACATGTTAACACACCTTATTTCACTGTAACGTAGCATGCATCTTGCATTGTTTACATCAAGCTAGCATCATACAGAGGGATGAAGATATTAGATTTGGGAATTGGTTAATCTTTGTTTACTAATCTACAGTATAatagagatagacagacagagatataacttataacaatatatatacGTGTGGCACTAAGCAATATTAAATCCTATTGTGATCCACactaaaaactgaatttgaggTATTGACACTCTCCGCCCTTGCTCATAACAgcttgtatttttcttttttttttaattcaaaatgtcatgaaattTTAAAGAGTAATTTGGTCACATTTATAGACAAGCCTCAACAGCGTATCACCAGTGTTTATGTTACTGGAGGAACGAGTACAGTTAAAGTAAGACTTGCCTGGTCAAGTAGTTGGAACTTTTTAACATTATGCAACTTCTTAAGACGATGAAAACAAAATATCTTAGGAATGAGTTGGTAACAACAATGACTGCTGTAGAAAATGTAGTGTCTAATATTTCATTTAGAATCTTTAATGTTACATATGGAGAGcacatagtaaaaaaaaataaataaataaataaaaacacaagaatTTGAAACACTGGTATAATTTTCCCAAACTAGAGCATTGCACCACAACAACACCCAACATTGACTTGAACCGGCATGGCAGCAACTCCCTCGTTGACAAGCGTGAAAATGACAGCTAAATTATCCGACTTTCTTGCATTTAAAGCTTGAGGGTGATGTATGCCTTGTCATGGTGAATACTGCTGGTAAAGAATTATGGAAATCTGTATTTCAGTAATTTTAgaatctatttttttattagggTGAGCAGGTTTAAAAATGACTCTGGATGGAATGACTCTGAAACTAGTGAATGACAGTTAACTGTGATGTTGCATAGCCTTGACTGTAATTGTTAGCACTAGAGCTTGGAGCactaaatgtaaaatgtgttgTATTGTACTGAAATCAGACAAAAGTGGAGTCATTCAATTAAAATTAGTAGATATCAGTGTTTtcccagtccctccaggatttcgcggcctttttttgagattgttgcggcacAAGATGCCAGATTTTGCGGGAGcgtttgtaaaaaattgcgataaaagttgcaatgtcttttgtatgtttgttgcaatgaagttgcgagagacaaattacaaaaaattactaaaattactttaaaaataataaggAAACtttcggggagaataaaactatcctgggctgagttttcctagtaaccttaccaaaaaggctcaggatgctgcaaatgttggtataatatgaaaatggccggtggatttaagacaaaaaaataataatttattgaatgaatcaaatttgaacatatgtgtcagtggcttgttgatctttacattttttatttcctaTCCTAGCCTGGGCCaaacattcatacggtttgataaaggacttattggactttaacttatcattgcacttacaataacgagcgtagctgtcatTATTTTATATAGCGCGAAATattctctcctgattgaactaTAGCTATATGTTGCTTTGGCTTCACTTAAACCCGGCCAAAGGACTTAGCCTACATGTGGCTCACGCTCTACTGGGGGAACTGGTCTCCCAGTGAcattcatgtcatttttaaagcaaaaacacAGACTGTTGATGTTGAAGACGTCACCTTGGACCTTTTAAaattgtgatggacattttcactattttctgacattttatagtcAAAATGATGATTAACATATTAATTGAAAAAGAGCCAGTTTTGATTACATCACCCTCAAGCAATTGCTCAGCAATGTCTGTTCATGGAAAACATGTTCACTCTATTGGCTACTCTATTGGCTATTGATTGACAAGTGTGTGTGCCACACAGTCTGTTTCCATCATGTCTGCCAGCAAGGAAGGCAAATCGATAAATAATtttccaggaaaaaaaatgggaCAAAGCTTTTGTGATGCTCTGCGAtggcatttgtgtttttgtgtctgttgctGGTTGGTGTCATAATTGTGGCCTCTGGCAGGTTAGGATCTGCTTCCACCTTTATTGGAAAAACTGCTGCCTCAATGTTATTTTGTGCTGGTAGTCTGCGGGCTGAAGATGTGGGTTGTGTGAAGCTGTGCTCTCATAATGACCAGCTGCAACTAAGGCTGGGCAGTATTACATAATACGTTTGTATCATGGAAAGGGGTGCTAAAGCTGTATACCACAACATATCATTTTAGATGGAATACAAAAAAATTAGATAGTACTCTGGAGTGAAAGTTACAGTATTcgtatataatatacagtattactGCATGGCgatttctatgtctttgcacaccagaaacgtgtctgacttggcactgctgctgctagccttgtctgtacacgtttcccattgataaaatgaaatgccatgttaaacataaatatatactgatttgattacagcaaagaagacatcggcagtattgacgacaaaataggctacagaatatattttgttctgtattgacaggtgcaatattagaatttttgcaatatttgaatttttaaattacatttatgtcaaaacctagagactttcaaacatcaaaatgtcatttattaaacgtatttgtgtcaaaatgacatataaacatcttttcgtattgtattttgcctggaaactcttgaaaaataggcgtcggtcctatttctagcatgcacgcgtctTTCGAGCCGTGCCTGAGACGtgtgtgtcacgcaggcagtgtacaagctctaacctgttaaacatggggagccgaaataaaaaccgaaacgctcacgccacgcagccattGTGCAGGCGGCCTTGGGAGCTCATTATAGTGCACagctgactttgtgtgtgtgctctacTGTTTGCTGCTGTACAACTTCTGGATTTTATTTATGGTAGAATGTTTGCAGCTTGGTACAACATAGCAAATGCAGCCCTCACAACAGTTTTTGATGGAAACTGTGTCTTGACATCAATACAAAGTTATGGCATGCGTCATCAACCTTCCACCAGTGGCTTTTCATCAGTGATTAATTAGTTACTCAGGCGTGAGTGTCTTAGTTGTGGTTTTAATTTCCACAGCTGTATATGCAAAGCACATTGTCAAACATTCATTATACTTGCAGAAATGTTTCcggtctgtctttgtctcttcaCCAATCTtttattagcatgctaatatgtGTTTTAGCTTAAACTTAGTATATCCTCTTTCTTTAACATGCAGTAAGTTAAACTGATGCTGCACTTTATGTGACATGGCAATTAAAATCTGTTCTATGCCAGAATAAATGGTCGATATAATAGTGCATATCTCTTGTGTCATTTACACAGGTTGTACCTAGGACTGCAACTGATATTTTGATCGCTTGGCATAAAGTCTTTCAACACAACCAGAGCGCTCCACACTGACTATTTAGAAACCGACAACTAATACCAACTTCTGTGACCTTTCCCATTTTCAGTTCATCTTTTTCTTCATACAATAGCTTATCCAAAAAGTCTTGAACTTCACCCTCTCCAGCACCTGCCTTCCATCCCCCTTGTGGCGGTTCTCTATTGacttaaatataaaaagtaAGTGCATGCAGCTCGTATGGGATCATTCAGGATTGGCGAACCAATGACTTTGACGTGTTGAAATCTACTATCCGTGGCAGAAATAAGAATGTGCTGGGCATCCGGCCTACCAGTTTTGTTCACCCATTTTTCCATGCACAGCCCTGGCCTCCCTTGGCCAGACATCTGACCTTCACCTTTCTCAGCAACTGTAACACATGCTCAAGCGTAACCCAAAGAGGTAATGTGAGTAAAATGGCACTTGTAGTTTCTCTGCGACAGGATTTTTGTTCGAAGTACAACAGTTTAAAGTCCAAAATAGAACTAAACCTCTAAAGAGTTTGATTTATTTCAAATAATTAATTTCCCTGTCTCATGTTTTGATCATCattggacagaaaaaaaaaaagagttctgGCTTTCTGCTTTTGtacttgtgttttttgtgttaagCTAATTTTTAAATAAGCATTGGAAACAGTTTTTGGTGTTTAATGGGCTTCAAATTAGAAACTGGCTTAAGTAGAACCTAATAAGTGGCCCACTTGTTTTCCTTGCTTTGGACTTGATGTCAACCCCTAATAAAACATACATCAGTAACAAATAACTGGAATTAggaaaaagaacattttatgCCCTCTGACCAGTCTAGTTTGATTCCGAAATCTTGACATTTAATTGTCATTCTGTCTGGTTATACATGATTTTGAAACACCCTCTGAATGATGTCTGGTTAACAACTGAAGCTCCCAGTTGGGTAAACAAATGTTATAAACTATTATTTATTAGCCTTTTGCTGGTAGCTGATTGGCTGAAAACATAATTTAGTTTACTGCCCAGATTGGTGCTTTTCTAATGTTTTATACTGTGTTCTTTGAAACTACCCTTCTGGTAGTGAATTTTACCACACAATAGCCTCtaggcatttttctgtttgCTAGCAGATGAAATTGACGAGGAGGCACCTTCACGCaatacaagtcaatggagagcggCCAGTTCTTTTCCCCTCCGGTGGGGGTGGgacttaaaatttttttttttttttttttttttttttttttttttttttttttttttttttttttttttttttttttttttttttttttttttagtcacaTTTGGCTCACAGTAGACTtgtcactcctgttttttttatttacaactcACCCGGCATATTCTGCACATGTTGCACTTATATCTACTTCAATGTGTTTAATAAGATGCTTTCAGGTTTGTAAGATGCATTCATTTTCTTATGTTTCTACCTATGTAAAGATTATGTTTGTCTGATAGGCAGGCATATAATTCCAACCTTTGCAGACAATACTGGAGCCTTAACAATAGCACCTACAGATGTAGCACCCAAGGACTTTTTACTGTCTCTCTCAGACTGAGTTGTTAGCTAGTGCTCTGGAAGTTACAGCCAAATATGAAACCCTACCAATTTTTAacataaaatcattttttttgccaaaagCCTTATCACTTCCCTTAGATTTCCATCTTTCAGTATGCAAAAAAATATGTCAAGGAATGAGggtttgtaaagcactttaaagtCATAGCAAAACACCCTAAATGAAGTAAAATATGCAATGTAGAAATTGTTAGAACTACACTTGCTGAAAAGGCAGAGTGAGGGTACACTGGATTCAGCCTCCCAGGCAGACATTGCTCTGCATACAGTAAAAATGTTTCTTGCAAGATTGGCAGACTGTTATCTAAACAACGGTCTTTATCTTGAAAATAACCATCAATAACCTGAAACAATTAATTGGTTGAGCTTTTTGTGGCCATGGAAAAATTCCATAGTTCACCTCTAAAACAGGTCATAGTTAAAAAAACCATTTTTCAGACGACACAAGATGTGTACAACCTTCTCAATACTAGCATTTGTTAATCATGAATTTATATCTAGGTAGGTCTGTAGAGGTCACAGTGTACTTATTCAATAGAGCAAAACTGTGGCAAATCCAACTAAACTCTTGATTGTACAGTCCTATGTGACAA includes:
- the dtl gene encoding LOW QUALITY PROTEIN: denticleless protein homolog (The sequence of the model RefSeq protein was modified relative to this genomic sequence to represent the inferred CDS: substituted 1 base at 1 genomic stop codon); amino-acid sequence: MLFRSIVDRGVGRRNQNALPADPWPRYPLSSVLGGYQCVRQDEHISYGNLGDSVPPFGLAFSSAGNMQNILAVANEEGIVRIYNTESRENPLLKEWLAHENAVFDIAWVPGEPHLVTAAGDQMARLWDVKSGEMLGSFKGHLCSLKSVSFTPQEKAVFCTGARDGNIMVWDTRCSKKDGFYRQVKQISGAHNKAETNTPARTKKRRGSTRGMAPSVDTQQSVTVVLFRDQHTLISSGAVDGVIKMWDLRKNYTAHRQDPVPLQTYPYPGSCMRMRLGYSGLVLDSTRSNVICNCTDDSIYMFNVSGMKTTPVAVFSGHQNSSFYVKSTISPDDQFLASGSSDNNAYIWKISDPKHPPMMLQGHSEEVTSVAWCPTDFTKIASCSDDHTVRIWRLHREMDGAQSSVGEANLVGWARPKSPSSTKGTTPAKRGPIRGFEKAXRPPQLAACAPSGAALPLPSSTTSPIPSQGAKAAAARQRTPSSIKQWLSPSRGSPGQVSPSLRRVLSPCPQSPVSSASPTERRAKRRLETGDSPSAGCGGAEQCDCVTELYPAAKRSRALSGICCPAQESQLQTDCHTEDNKQVSSRQTGKENCSPRAKDWLSAMGQKMRKGQGSPSTARSPSASKKQDGKTPASPTIRSPQTTKKISMYFTRRPNLE